The genomic region GTTAGTCCAGGGTCCTGTCTCTGACCCCAGACGTTGCCCTGACCAGATCACCCAGACAAGGCTTTTCACCAGGCCTCCCATATGTACTAGTGGGAGGTACCATCCATGCCCCAAGCCTCccctggtgctgctgtggggcttGTGGAGCTGGTGCAGATGCACCCCATAAACAATGGGCTCCTCCAGGGCCTTGCTACAGCACTGGTGGCTCTGGCAGGAGCTCAGCCGGGCTCTGCACCATCTCTGTATATTGACACAGGCTGCAGCTACAGCCACCAGGGCTGCCCAAACTGCACCATTCAGGGAACCCAGGAGCCAAACCAAAATCAGGCTAACAGCTCCTTCACCTGCCCAAGCAGAGGTCTGAACCTGGCTATGCTCCCCAGTCATGTGTGCAGGGATCTTGTTCTCAGCTGCTGTCAGGGTCCAACCCTGGCTGGCTGCTACCTGCCTGGGTGAAGGTAGAGGCATCGGTGTTTGGAAAGATAGTTTTTCTGCCTCACAGAGACTAGGGACGCAGGAAGGGTTGAGCactctctcccctccttccagGTGCACggtgggagaaaaaacaaaccaacccaaacaataaaaatgaacataTACCCCAGGCCACTATGTGCAGCATAGTttcaatttaataaaataaaaagaaaaaaaaatgccttttaaaagtACCAAAACCTGCTGGCTTGACAGTCAGGTTGTGTTGAGGAGAAAAGGGTTAACCAGTAAAACCCAGGAGCAGGTGCCCACTCACTCCCTCCGCTGCTGCCTGTGGAGCAGGAACAAGGCACCGCCGAAGCAGGCTCTGCCCCATCTCCCAGCCCTCCAGGCACAGCAGGGCTCTGGCCAGGCCTCAGGAAAGCCGTGGCCAATACCTCCAGttggcaggaggaagaggggctGTTTGTGCTTCTCTGAATAGTAACTACAAAACCCAGGAACCATGGCACTGAGACACCCCAAGGTGATGCCAGGGCTTCTGGGCAGCGTAGCCTTTGGCCTGTGACAGCAGCAGATGTAACCAAAAAGCAACCCAGAACTGCTCAGCAAGCCCTGGGAACCGTACCGGCCAGCCTCAGGCTCTGCATAAAAATCAGCCTGGGCCAAGGGAACCGAAGAAAAGCATCTTAGAGCAGGGGCAAGGAACTGATAAAAACCAAACTAGAAGGTACCAGCTTTCACTGCAGAGTGCCATCCCAGAGCAGATCCCAGGCTTGGGGTAGGACAGCTCGGGAGTCCTTCCCTTAGCTGTGCCTGTGctacctggagcacctcctggGAGCGGTGCTGAGAGCTGCCCCCACCTTGGGATGGGCTCAGCTTGGGACTTGCCTCACATGGAGgtgttttcaaaaagaaagctaGTGGTTTTTTTGCCCTTTCCTCCTGCTGAGCTCTGTAGTAGTAGCCGATATGGCGGAGCATTAGCCAGAGGCAAGAtggtgccagggaaaagagctCCCTTGCGCATCGCTGACTTTGGAGAGAAGCCACAGGACAGAGGTGGGGCAGGAGTACCAGCAGCCCCATGCTGGTTTTCCCTCAGGATGTGAGCCCCCAGGCCCGTGCCTTGGCTGGAAGTCTTTGACCCATTAAGGCAAATGGAAAGGTTTGGAGCTGTGGCAGCCCAGAGCATTCCCTGGGCTTgttccagccccttccctagGAAAAGCAGGTGGAAAAGTCCATCACTGATCCAGCCTATCCATACCCCACCCTGCTCCTCAGCAGGTTCTGAGAAATCAAGCAAGTGCCCCTGAGTGGAGGCAGGACAGTAGGCATGGCTTATGTGCCATGGCCCCAGCTCCTTAGACCTTTTGTACAGGGGTCTCGCCTGGTGGGAGCTTCTTACTGCGCTTCTTCATGCGGCTGCGGGCATAGACGCGGAGGAAGAGGGCCATGAAGACAACGGCTACACCCAGACCGCCCACGACAGTGACTGTGTGCCCATAGatgaggcaggagaggaggatgGCAAAGGCCTGGCGGAGCGTCATGATGATGGTGAAGACGGCTGCCCCAAACTGGTTAATGGTGTAGAAGATGAAGAGCTGGCCACAGGCGGAGCACACCGAGAGCAGCACAGCATGGGCTGTGAACTCTGAGTGGCGGGCCATGAAGCGTAATGACTCCAGCAAGGCACCCTGCTCCAAGAGCGAGCCCACCGTGAAAAGGCAGGAGAAGACGTTGACACCAAACATCATCTGCACAGGAGACATCTTGTAGGTGAAGAGGGCATCCTGCCAGTTGGAGGTGAAGCTGTCAAAGATTATGTAGCCGGCCAGGAGGACTATGCCTGAGAAAGTGGTGACAGTGGACACATGCCTGTTGGGCGCACTGGAAAGCAGGAACATACTGACACCCACGGAGATGAGGGCAGCAGTCAGGTACTCCCAGTACTCATAACTCTTGCGTGACACCAGTTTGCCCATCATCATTACTGGGATCACTTTGGAGGCCTTGGCCAGCACTTGGGTGGGGAAGCTGATGTATTTGAGTGCCTCATACTGGCACCAGCTGCTGAGGATGTTGGAGAGGGAGGCAAAGGAGTATTTGTACATAGGAGCCCCATGGCGTGGCTGCTTGGTTAGAGCACAGTACAGACCAGCCACCGTGAAGGCCAGGATGCGGTTCATGAACACTAGGAACTGGGAGTCCTTGAACTTCTCACCAGGGTCCGTTTTGGTGGCACCGTACGTTCTCGTCATCACACGCTCCTGGAGGACACCCCACGTGAGGTAGGAGGCCTGCAAAGCAGGAGGAGCACAGGGAGAGTCAGGACCCCCAACGGCAACAGCAAGCAACCACGGGAAGAACAGACCCCAGGAGGTCCTTGCTTGCCTTGGTGTTGCCCCACCCTCTGCATAGCAATGCTTCCCTGTGACAGTGGGAGACGGGGCCATACCCCCGCTCCATCCGGCTGAGGGACCCCACTGTCCCATGTGGTTACAGGCAGGAACATCCCGTCCCAGACAAAACCTGCTCAACTAACAGCCTCTTCAAAGGGAGAGAAGCCTGCAAAGCAAACAACCCGGCCGTACAGCAAGTGGCTGTGTTTTAAGCTGTCTGTTGAACCAGATGGACAGGATCAGGGAACGTTACTGACACACAGCTGCGGTTTTGGTGCCAGCTCCCTGTGGCAGGTCCTGGCAGTCCTCCCAGTGGCCCCTGTACTGGTTTTCACTTCCAACTCCCTAGGCCCCATTCTTCCATCCAAACCAATTCTAGTTTCAAACCCAGCAGATGAAATTGTCCTCCAGAGATGAGCACTACTCTGTGTGTCACCACCACTGCTTCTGCGGCCCTGATGCCACAGTACCAAGCCCCTCATAGAGATACCACAGACTTCCTCTCACTGCACACCCCTCctgagaaactgaggcacagagagatGGAAGGACTTGATGGTGACCCACAACAAGTCTGAATGGGCCGGGATAATGGGCCAGAGAGTGGGTGTCTTCTGCTGGCTGTGGGATGCATGGGTTTTTCTGTCACAATGCCCACccacatttctgtttttaatccTCATAGACCCAAAAAGCTGCCCTTCCTAATGACACTCAGGCTAAGACTTAGGGAAACTAAGAtttaaaaatcttctttatCTGCAACTGAATTGAGTATTTCTCTCCAGTATTTGAATCCAATCCATCAAGGCAGGATGCATCAGCTCCAGAAGGTGTCCCAGAGGAGAGCCTGGGAGATAAGAAGGCTCAAACTATCTGCTGCTTTGACATGATGGCCAGAACAAAAGCAGCCCTAACAATCTGCTGAATCACAGAATTTTCCCTATCCACGGCTGCAGAGGACTGTGATCAGACAAGAAGTCCCAAATGTGAATGACACCAACTAAATGGACCTCCGTAGCCCTTAGAAGTGACACAGCAGCTGTGGTAGGCTATCCTGGTTGAGAGGCTGTGTCTCAGCCTCCTGCCCCGATCAAGGACAGCACTGCATCCTTGGTCTTCAAGGAACTGATGGCTACAAACCCGCTGCCCACCTCCTGCTTCCAGCATGGGATGGCCACACACAGAGGTGCAGGGCTCTTACCTGTAggccagcagcacagaagagcAGCTTGAAGACCTGTCGGGCTGTAGAGGACTCTGTGGGCTCCACTCGGGGTGGCAGGGAGCCATCCTCCTGGTGTACAGACTTCACCTCAGAGCCAAACACACATGATTTGATGACAGGAAAGCAAATGCCTCGGCCTGAAGGGGGTAATAGAACATAAGAGACAGAATTAACCACAGCCTGGGCACCACAGGTCACACCAGCTTGAGAGGTGAAGCGTCCCTCCTTACTAGCCTCTGCATCTGCTGGCGCAGGGGCCTCCGAGAAATTTGTTTCATGATAGCACCTAGACAGCTCTGGGGTGCACCTCTGCGAGCAGCTCACTCCTGGTGTGACAAAACAGGTCAGGGAAACAACCTGTCAGCACTGAATGGGGTGCAGAGAGCTCACAGGGAGGCAGGATGTGGAAGGAAAGCTCCTGCCCTTACCTGTCTCCAGGTAATTCCTTCTCTTGAAGTACTGGATGAGGAGGAATCCTGGCACGACAATACTTGCATAGCCAGCAGCATTAACAAAGAAACGGAAGAGCCAGAAGTCCCCCCACGAatcctgcagggcaggggggatCTCTTCGCCAGTGGCCATGGTAGGGAGGGAAGCCAGCACGAGGGGAAGGCAAAATCTGCAGAGAGACCAAGAGGCAGGCAGTGGGCAACTGGCATATGGCCAGCTCCACTCCGCATGCCTGTGCCACCCGACCTGCTCCCCATTGTCAGGCAGCACCCAGATCCCCTGACAGCGATGACGGCAGCACACAGAGTAGGAAAAGGACTCTGGAATTCAAGAGCCCATGCCAGACATTTACGTTTGCTTCTGTTAAGGGTGTTTGCTCTGGCTTAGGAACATGCAGACTTAGAAACCTGGATTTCCAGGATCAGAGAGAATGTTTGAACACTGTTGTAACCATCTGGTTTTGACAACGCCCTTACGCCAAATGTAAGGAGCACCTCACACCTCACCTTTATAGGTTAAACTTTAGCGCAGCTCCTgtatagaaaacaaaaaggtcaCTGAATGGAAAAAAGCAACTCCTACCTAGCAGCTCATGTTTCAAGCCTGTGGCTAGAGCAACCTTCCTCTCAGAGCAAATGGTTCAGAGCTTCCCCCTCCGGGAGGGCTCAGGCTGCTagcctcccccacctccccaccagGGCTTCGTGCCAAGGCATTCCCCACAGCTCAGAGGAAACTACCAGGGCTCGCCCGCTTGGCAGGACATAGCCAGAGAGCAAGGCTGGGAAGAAACTTTCCTACCAGCTGACTAGCTGGGATTTCACCAGGACTATCCAATAAGGTATAGCTGATATTCTTCAGCTATAGCCCTCAGGTGGTGACCTAGACAGCTTTAGAACAGCTTTAATACTCTCTGAAGGAGTTCTTCCCTCCACTGTCCCCTCCCTCACAGAGGCAAACCTACGATATTCAGGGGCCATGCAAAGAACAAGAGTGCCAGGTACACAACAGAATGACCAAGCTGGCGAAGTCTTCCTACACCCAAGGTCACCTGCATCCTCCCCTTGCACAGCAAGCTGCAGATTCCTGCATTAGGGCAGGTGGTTTCCTTGGTccatgctccatccctgcctcaGCCTCTCAGGTAGGAAAAGCCTCCCGACTGCCTTGGGGGCCAGgtgagggtgctgtggggctggccacatacacacacaccaggagcagctctgggctcctgTGATGGAAAGGGCCAGAGATGTtaatcctccctccctccagaaACCACCGAGTCATAGGGATTTAGGCCCTGTGAGGTATACCTGGCCCCCGCATATCGCTGTGACCTCTAGTAGCCCTCACATGAAACTTGGAGACTTAAAAACTTAGAGTTTAAAAGGCAAGAAAGTCCCCTGCCAGTTCATGAACAACAAGGCCTCCCCACCAACTTCTTCTCCCCTTGGGAAAGGCCTTGGGGGCTTTTCTTATCCTCAGTTGCTGTGGCCAGGACCCTAGAGCCCAACAACCTGACCTGAGCCAAGGCTGTGTTTCACCCTGAAATCTCCCTTCCATGACTTAAGGGACCCAGAAATTCCCAGCCCAGGGAGAAGTGCAAACAGCTAGGGGTGGGTTTCTGTGTCTGCTTCCTATTCCCCCCACTCTCCCCCCTAGAAAAGGCAGTTTGACACCTCCACCCCAtcccctctcctgcagcaggagcatCACTGCAGGATGCAACGACAGGGCTCGGCGCAGACACCTGGGGCTGCAGTGGCCCACATGCAGCCCATGTTAACTAACCCTGGTTGATAATAGCCCTCTTGCCTGGGAGAGGGCGCAAAAATGCTGTTCACTTTTGCAGAACTCAGATGTAAATAGCAGGCTCAGTTGCTCCACTCATGGGCCACGTCTCCCTTCAACTTGACGGAGACCGAAAGCCAGCCGGCTCCGTCCAGCTCGCCTGCGCCTGCTGTTACCCCCGCCGGCACCCTCAGCGCCGCCTCGGGAGGAGaaccagctctgctctcccacAGCGAGCGTGAAGAGGAGGCTACGGAGGGACAATGGCTCTCTCTATCCTGCCCCAGCACTTCCCAGGCCCCCAGAGCTGACTCAGTGCGGCAgagccctgccctccccgctgAGGCTCGGGAGGAACAGGGACGCCAGTGTTACAGGTAGAAAAGGGGGGCCGCGCATGGCAAGCAGGTGGCACGCCAAGGCATGAAAGGAACCTTAGTCTGGGGCCTGCAGAACAGCCAGGGAGCCGAGATGACAGACTCGGCTACTGTTCCCCTCACCACAGGAGGGGCAGCTCCCAAATGCTCCGCTCCAGAGCCGGGCCCGCGCCGCAGCCCTCTGCCTGCGATGCAAAATTTGGGTACTGGGCCAGAGGTCTGAAAAAACAGTTCCTGGCTGCGGTACCACTGCTCTCCAGCGCACCTCGGGGGGCTGAGGGCAAACGCAAGCCCGAGCTCAGAAGCCCCCCGCTAACAGGCCAGGGTCGtacgtccccccgccccgccccgccccgcagccggcTCAAAGCCAGGTGGCAGGAACAgtcccccccgcccggcccgaCCGCCGCCGCCCAGGGACTGCCACCAGGGCCGACCGGGCTCCCGGaccccccgcccggccgcggGGCACCCCCCGCCGCGGCCACGGCCCGGCGGGCGCGGGGATCCCCGGGCGGAGGGgaggcttgggggggggggcccgccTCCCGCTCCGAAGCTTTTCCGCCCCGAAGCTTTTCCGCCCCGAGGCTTTTCCGCCCCGAGGCTCCGGGCGGCTGGGGACCGGCCCCAAGCATGGCCCGGCTGCGTGCGGGGTCTGGGGACGCCGCGCCCCCCGCTTCCCGCCCGGCGGCCACGTCTGCAGGGAGCGGGCCGGCagcgcggcggcagcggcctcccggcccggccccgctacCAACCTGCGGCCCGGCCTCCACgaccggcccggccccgctacCCACctgcggcccggcccggccccggccggcTCCCCTCGGTTCGGCTCCTCTTCGCTCCCGGCGGAGGCGGAACAACCCCCTCCGCCCCGGCGGACGCCCCACAGTGCCCCCTGCCGCTGCGGAGGGCCCAGGCCCGGCTCgagcaggggaggggagcggaggtggggagagggccggccgccccccgcccgggaAGGGGCCGGGACGGGTCCACACGCAGGCCGGGGCGGAGAGTACTGAGTCGGGGAGAGGGGGGAGTCACCGGGCCGAGGAGGCGCCGGTCCCCCCAAGGCGGCCCACGGCGCCCCGGGCCCGGGCACGCCGAACCCGCCATCGCCGCTCGGCTTCAGCCGCTCCCGGCGCTGCGGCGGGCTgcggggcaggaggaggcatgCACCCCCATccagcagccctgcaccccATTCCGGCCCCTGGCAAGGCTGCAGGGCCGGCTGCAGCCACCAGGTGGCCACCCTGTAATATTTTACccacatttaagaaaatatattttaaaatttaaaaaagtgCAGATCGCttgcttctgcctttttcctccccttcccacccagcCGCGGCCCTGGCCTCACCATGCTGTTCTGCCCCGCAGCACCCATTGCTCCCGCTCTGGGCCACCTAGGACTGCTATGCGTCTCCTGTAAAGGTGGCACCAGAGCGGCCCCACCTGGCACCTGCTCCTGGAAGGCGCTAGCCGATGCCCACCAGCAAGAATATGGCTTGTCTGCAGTAGGGTTGAGGCCCTGCCAGAAAGTGAGAGGCAAAGATTCAAAAGAAATGGAGCAATCCAGCCCAGGGCTGTAGAAGAGACCCGGCAAGCTCCAGAGGGGCCTGGAGGGAGCCTGTGCTGCTTTCCTGGCAGCATTCCCTTGCTATCTGTCTTTCcaagaagggaggaagaagacgATGGCTCACTCCAGAGCATCTTGGGCGATTGCGCCATCCAGGATTTGCCCCAAACAATAGCAGCTGCTCCAAGGCAGCAAGTGGAGAACTTCCCCTGGCTGAGGAGGGGTCAGGCATGCTCGGGTGTCTCTGTTCCCACAGCACCTTCCTTACTGCTTCCCTAATGTGTCGCATGTGCTCCTCGGGCTTGGAGAGGGGGCAGGGAAGGGTGGCGAGCTGAACACAGAAGGGAGCTGGAAATAACCCTGCCCCTCTCCTCCACTTTCAGCCTGGGGGAATCTAAAACCCAGGGAAGAGCCATACACTAAGTTTTTTAACAACCTCCCAAGCCAGGAGATGGGGCAGAAtctttctgtcctctttgcagAAGAGGAAATCATGGCACAGTAAGGCACTGAGACATCAGGCACCATAGCAGAAGCAGGGATCCATGACCTGGTCTTCTGGCACCTCCTATGCTCAGTCTTCAGCCCCAATGCCAGACACTCAGCAGGACAGCATGGGAACAGAGTGCCAGCCTCAGCCCTGAGCACTGGTAAGGCTCTGCAAGTGGAGAACCCCCATGGCTCCTGCTCACCTTCCGCCGCACGAGGAAGGGAGCAGGACCCAAGGGAGCAGGTGGGCTGGGGAAGCCCCTGCAGCCCTCATGAGCGCTGGGTGCCCAGGGTAATGCTcggcctcctgctgctgcaggggagtGAGGTGGGTTAGATCACACAAGACCTCAGGTGCCCGCAGCAAGAACAAATGTTTATTAGAGTGTATGTTAACTCTCCTCACCCCACACTTACTCTGACATCTTTGGGGGTGCCAGAGGATGCTCCATCCACCGTACAGTGTGAAAAGGAGCCCTCTCCTGCTCCTTTGCTGTGTAAGCCAAGACCCCCACAAATCAGACccacagcagggaagggaaagtcAGTCCTGCTGCAGGGCGTACATAATAAAAGCCTCCCCTCTGTAGTGTTCGTAGTGCCACCTTCTTCCATCTGAGAAGGCAGTCTGAGGCTAACAAAACTTTTCCAATGGGAGAAGGGGGTGATAATGTCTCCCAAAGTGGCTCTGCTCCCACTgaactgcaggcaggcagggtcCCAGCAGGTAGCAGAGCAACAGCgcagaggaagaaggcagcCTGATGGGCCAAAGGAGTCCAGCCACTCATTCAGAACACACAACAGGCTTCCCCGAGATCTTCAGGTCATCGAAGGGCAGCAAGGCGAGGAGCTGTAAAGGCCAATGGTGCAGAGGCATAAGGATCCAGGATTGTGTTTCCACTGGGGCTGGGGTAGGGGCCTAGAACtgccctccagctctgcagcctcccacctccctggggatgTGCTGAGAAACCCTGGCTGGGCTTTCCCTAGGGCTCGAGGCAATATGCAGTCACTGCATGCACTCCCAGAGCCAACACCTGCACTCTGTAGGGGAGGACCGGCACGGCTAGGGACTCCTCCTAGGAGGTCCCCCCAAATCATCAGACTCCTGCACCCCCCAACATACTTCCACAGGCCTCCCCATACGCAAACTCACGTCGTCGTTGCCATCAGCCAAGTCCTGAGCTGTCTCATTCTCCATGTTCCTCAGCAGGGTGTCAGCCCCAGAGTGTGAGAGGATGGCAGCAATGGCAGCATCCTTGCGGCCCACGGCCAGATGGAGCGGGGTGCACCCGTTGTACATCTGGGCATCCACGTACGCCCCATTGCGCAGCAGAAACTGGACAGCCCtgcggttgtggcactccacGGCCAGGTGCAATGGGGTCTTCCCGCTTGTGCCCTCCTGCAACCCGCAGACCACAAAGGCATGGGTGCAGGGTCCCCTCAAATGgaccctgcagcacccacctgCACCCCCTTGACAGGGTGCAGAGGGAGCAGTCCCCACCCTGACTGCTGTCACAGCACCCAACAGCCCCTTAAGGACTGTTTCTCTCTGTTCCCTCAAAATTCAGTGCCTCCAAGACCCACAGCAGTGCCTGCCCCAAGGCCAGAGGGAGTGCCCAAGGGAGCCATGCACTGTGCCCAGCCTTACTCCAATATCACACCTTACCCGAACATCGATGTTGGCACCACtctccagca from Phalacrocorax carbo chromosome 3, bPhaCar2.1, whole genome shotgun sequence harbors:
- the SLC35B2 gene encoding adenosine 3'-phospho 5'-phosphosulfate transporter 1 isoform X2, whose protein sequence is MATGEEIPPALQDSWGDFWLFRFFVNAAGYASIVVPGFLLIQYFKRRNYLETGRGICFPVIKSCVFGSEVKSVHQEDGSLPPRVEPTESSTARQVFKLLFCAAGLQASYLTWGVLQERVMTRTYGATKTDPGEKFKDSQFLVFMNRILAFTVAGLYCALTKQPRHGAPMYKYSFASLSNILSSWCQYEALKYISFPTQVLAKASKVIPVMMMGKLVSRKSYEYWEYLTAALISVGVSMFLLSSAPNRHVSTVTTFSGIVLLAGYIIFDSFTSNWQDALFTYKMSPVQMMFGVNVFSCLFTVGSLLEQGALLESLRFMARHSEFTAHAVLLSVCSACGQLFIFYTINQFGAAVFTIIMTLRQAFAILLSCLIYGHTVTVVGGLGVAVVFMALFLRVYARSRMKKRSKKLPPGETPVQKV
- the SLC35B2 gene encoding adenosine 3'-phospho 5'-phosphosulfate transporter 1 isoform X1, with the protein product MATGEEIPPALQDSWGDFWLFRFFVNAAGYASIVVPGFLLIQYFKRRNYLETGVSCSQRCTPELSRCYHETNFSEAPAPADAEASRGICFPVIKSCVFGSEVKSVHQEDGSLPPRVEPTESSTARQVFKLLFCAAGLQASYLTWGVLQERVMTRTYGATKTDPGEKFKDSQFLVFMNRILAFTVAGLYCALTKQPRHGAPMYKYSFASLSNILSSWCQYEALKYISFPTQVLAKASKVIPVMMMGKLVSRKSYEYWEYLTAALISVGVSMFLLSSAPNRHVSTVTTFSGIVLLAGYIIFDSFTSNWQDALFTYKMSPVQMMFGVNVFSCLFTVGSLLEQGALLESLRFMARHSEFTAHAVLLSVCSACGQLFIFYTINQFGAAVFTIIMTLRQAFAILLSCLIYGHTVTVVGGLGVAVVFMALFLRVYARSRMKKRSKKLPPGETPVQKV